GCTCGGACTGGTGGCGAACTACGTGCGGGACATGCGCATTCCGCTGGAGCTGTGCCCGTCGTCGAACGTGCAGACCGGCGCCGTGCCCTCGTTGGACAAGCATCCGTTCGACCTGCTTGCCCGGCTGCGCTTCCGTGTCACGGTGAACACCGACAACCGGCTGATGAGCGACACCAGCATGAGCCAGGAGATGCACAAGTTGGTCGAGACATTCGGATACGGCTGGAGTGATCTGGAGCGGTTCACCATCAATGCCATGAAGTCGGCATTCATCCCATTCCCCGAGCGGCTGCGCATCATCGACGACATCATCAAGCCCGGATACGCCGTGCTGATCGGGTAGCTGTGTTTTTGGCCGCGCGGGCGCGGCGTGTTCGCGGCCCCCTTTAGGCTCGCGTCCGAGCGGCCGACGCTGGCGACTTCGTCGCGGACGCGTCGGCCGCTCGGACGCGAGCCGGGCCGCGAACGGGGAATGCTCGGTCTCGCTGCGCTCGGAAGTGGGGGTTGCGCCGAGTAGTTGCGTGAGGAGGCAACTGCGGTGTTGGGTGCACCAAGTCTGCTCGTAGCCTGCGCCAGCCGAGCCAAGGCGAGCCAGCCGCATGCGGACACTGCCGGACTGTGTCCGCCCGCGGCTCGCTCGGGGCTCAGCGGAGGCCGGGGTAGTCGTCTGTTGGACACTGCCGGATCGTGTCCGCCCGTGCGGCTCGCGCCGAGCCGCGTGAAGGCAGGGGTAGTCGTCTGTCGAACACTGCCGGACTGTGTCCGCCCTCGGCTCGCGCCGGGCTCAGCGGAGGCAGGGGTAGTCCTTTGTCGAACACAGTCGGACTGTGTCCGCCCGCAGCTCGCGTCAAAGTCGAGTGGAGGTGAGGCAGCCGCCTACTGCCGGTCGAGCCGGGACTCGAGATTGCGTTCCAGCTCGCGCCAGGACTGCGCCTCGGCGGTGAACGGCGGGTTGGGTGCCATTCGGGTCGGGTCCGGGTTCAGCAGGTAGGAGACGTACCAGCCGAGTGGAGTGGACTGCGCCAGCGCCTGCTCGATGGTGTCGTCGTCGGCGTAGTCGGCGGCGTCGGTGAACAGTTCGACCGCCAGGTCGAGCTGTTCGATGTCGACCGCCTCCGGGCCCTCGGCCAAGTCGTCGGCCAGGCCGGGCAGCACGTAGACGTTCTCGTCGGTGACCTCGACCTCGAGGGAGCCGTCGACCGCTGCGGTCTGCACATCGGCGAACGTGCTCACCCGGGCCAGGTCGTGCTCGTGGTCGTCGGCGAGATAGCGGGCCAGCGCGCGCTCGGAGGAGAAGACCGTGATCGAGCCCTTGGCGCCGAGGAAGATCGGTTCGTCATCGAGGTAACAGCGCAGCGTGAAGAAGCTGCCCTCGGAGGTGACGATCTTGACCGGGTCGATGCCGACCTCGTTCCAGAACGACTCGTCCTCGTCGTCTTCCTCGTCGAGGTCGACGGACTCGAACTCCTCGTCCTCCTCGCTGTCGGACGCGTCATCGGCGTCGACCACGTTCTCCTCGGCGGCGAGCAGCTCGGCCTCCGCGACAGCGACCGCCTCCGCGTCCACCTCCGGGGTCTGGACCACGGAGTCGATGGCGTCCAGGACGTCGTCCCAGCCCTTGGCGATGGCGGCGCCGATCTGGTCCCACAGCTCCTCGCCATCGCGCCCGACGAATGCGCTGACCCCGCCGGGCAGGGCACCGAGCACCGGGTGCGAACCGAAGAACTTGGTGACCGTCTCCAGCTCGCAGACCTCGCCGATGTTGCGCACCATGCCGAGGGTGTCCTCCAACTCGGCGACCGTGTCCACGTCGGGGGTGCCCGCGGCCAGTTCCGGCACCGCGACCAGATCGAAGGTGAAGTTCTCCTCCGGCTCCAGTTCGACCGCCGAGAGGCCGGCGACGACCTTCCACGCCGGATGGTCGACGAGATCGTTGTCGGAGTTGGTGCGGATGAACGCGGCCAGCTCCGCAACGGAGTCGAAACCGTAGAGGGAGTCCTCGTGCCCGAGGAATGCCTCCCACTCGTCGTCACCATCTCGCCAGCGCGGTGCCCACAGGGTGACGAGATCGCCATCGGTCAGGCCGAGCTCGATCGGGACGATGTCTCCAGAAGCCATGAGCGGAAGCCTATCGACCTTCCGCGTCAGGCACTATCCGGCCCGCCCCGATTTGTTCCTCCGGGCCCCTGCCCGGCCGGAACGAACGACTCGTTCAGTGTCGCAACGACCTTCGAGCGCTGCGCGCCGGCATCCTCGGCGGCCCGCCTGCACGCCCAGACGATCAGCTGTCCGACCTCGGCGGGCGGCAACGATGTGACCGACTCCGCCAGGCTCAGACCGACCAGCGCACCGTCGCTGTTCACCTCGACGCCGACCGAGCCGTCCTCGCTGGTAAACCGTCCGCGAACCTGCTTCAGGCCGAACAGCGCCGCCTCCAGTGCTTCCAGCTTCTGGGTCGCCGACGCGACCAGGGCGTCCATTTCCGCACTCATACCGGCCTCATCCAACTCGTCGGTCCCGTGTCCGCGTCGTCGATGCGGTCCAGCTCGTCCACCGCCTGCTGACGAGTGGGCAGGCCGAGCCGATCGAGAATGTCCGCGGGCATGCCCGTCTCCGCGAGCAGTTCGCGTCGCCGCGCTCGCGCCGCGATAGTCGAGCGCTGGGTTAGCCGCAGGATCTCGTTGGCGAGAGACTGCGCACCGTAGCGGTATTCGCTCCGCTCGAACTTGACCTCCACCGGCATGCCCTGATCGGTCGCCCGCACCGAAATGGTGCCCGACCGGTTGCTGCTGCTCGCCACCGTGACGTTGGGGACCTGCGGTCGGGTCATGCTGTGTCCTTTCTGGCATGACCGGGGCCCTGCGTGGTCACGCTTCGCTGCCGCCTTCGGGCCTGACCGGTCATGCCGTGTCCTTTCTGGCATGACCGGGGCCCTGCGTGGTCACGCTTCGCTGCCGCCTTCGGGCCTGACCGGTCATGCCGTCGGCCTGTAGAAGCCGTGGAAGTCCATGCCTGAATTCTCCGTTCGAATCGAGCTGATCTGGACCGGGTCACCCGCCTCGACGAATTGCCCGTTGCCGACCACCATGGCCACATGGCCGTCCCAGATCGCGAGGTCGCCGGGCATCAGGTCACCGGCGGATACCGGTGTGGCCCCGTTGCCTTGATCGGCTGCGAGCCGGGGCAGGTCGACACCCGCCTCGCCGTAGGCGTACTTGGTGAGCCCGCTGCAGTCCAGCCCTGCGCCGGGGCTGTTGCCACCCCAGACATAGGGGGTACCGACGGCGCCGATCGCCGAGCGGACCGCCGTCGCGGCCTGCTCGTTCGGCGCCTCCACGATGCTGCCGTCGGGCAGCGTGATCTTCACGCCCTTGCCGTCGGCGGGCCTTCCCGACGAGCCGGTGTCGGGCCGTGGCGCACCCGGAGTGGTGCCAGGACTTCGTTGGGACTGCAGCGAGGGGCGCGGTGAACTCATCGCGGTGCTCATCACCTGGCCCGCGCCGGTGAACACGCCGGACGCCAGCTGCTGCACGGCGGGGGCGGAGACGGGCAGACCGGCGGGCGGCGGGGTCGGCGGCGGCGGGGTGAGGTCGTTCATCGACGCGGTATGCGTGTGCAGCTCGTTCTGCACCCGGCCGACCACGTTGAGTGCCTGGCCGAGGTGGTCGATCGCCGAGCCGACGAGCACCGTCAGCCCCTCGGGCGTCGCCAGTGCGGGGCCCATGCTCGCCGCGGTGTTCACGAACGACTGGGCGATGCCGGTGAGTTCCTTCTGGCCCGTCTCGACCTCGGCCGCGGCCTGGTTCACCACGGTTGCCATGTCATTGCCACGATCGGAGATGGTGGCAGCGGAGGTCTGCACCCGTAGTGCTTTGGCGGTGGCGGCGTCGGCGGCGCGGCCGTCCCATGCGGCGTTCATGCCGTTGATGCTGTCGCGACCCATCTGGTGGATCTGGTCGACCACAGTCGAGGTGTCGCGCAGCGCGTCGGCCGGGCCGCCGGTGGGCAGCACGCCGGTGCCGAAGCTGGTGAGCAGGTCGAAGAGCGGCTTGGCCAGCGCGTTGACGTCGATCACAGGCTCACTCCAGTTCGGTCGCCGCGTTCCGCAGCGCGCTCGCGTGGGATGTATCGGTCTCGGTGAGCACGGTCGCCGCACCGGCGGCCGCGCCACCCATGCTGGCGAGTACCGCCGAGAGCTGGCCGATCGAGGCGATGTGCCCGGCGTGCGCCGCGGTGTAGGCGGCCATGAAATCGCCGCCGATGAGGCCCATGATCGGACCGAGTAACACCGGCTCGGCCGCCGCCGCGCTCACCCCCGCCGCCGCCATCTCACCGGCCATGACCTGGGCGGTGACACCATAGGCCGCGATGCCCTCAGTGTCCGCCGACATCTTTCGCATCAGAGCTTCCCCCCATCTGTTGTTCCCAGGCAGAGTACGTCATCCACTTGGTTCGACGCGCGCTCTTCCCGTTCGGTTCCGCCGGTTCGCAAAAAAGTCGGGCGGAGTTCGGCGGCGCACCCGCGACCGACCTTATCGTTCCCTCATGCGCACCCACACCGTGGACCATCCACTCGTCACCGCACTGCTCACGACGATGCGGGACAAGCGAACGGCGAATGCGGCTTTCCGTGCCGCGCTGCGCGATCTCACCGGAATCCTGATCTACGAGGCGCTGCGCGAGGCGCCGGTCGAGCGGTTCGAGATCGTCACGCCGGTCGCCGCCACCGAGGGCATCCGGCTGGCTGAGCCGCCGCTGCTGGTTCCGGTATTGCGTGCCGGGCTCGGCATGGTCGACGCGGCCGCCGAGCTGATCCCGGACGCCAGGGTCGGGTTCGTCGGCATCGCCCGCGACGAAGCGACCCACCAGCCGGTCCCCTACATGCAGTCGCTGCCCGCCGACCTCGCCGGGCTGCCGGTCTTCGTGCTCGACCCGATGCTTGCCACCGGCGGCTCGATGCGCCACACGCTGGATCTGCTCACGGCGCGCGGCGCCACCGACATCACTGCGGTATGCGTCGTCGCGGCCCCGGAAGGCATTGCGGCGCTGGCGGATTCGGGTCTTCCGGTGCGGCTCTTCACGGCTGCCGTCGACGCGGCACTGAACGAGAACGCCTATATCGTCCCCGGCCTCGGTGACGCGGGCGACCGGCAGTTCGGCCCGCGCTGACCCGTCCGCGCGGCGGGCCTGCGTCAACGGGTCAGAGTGTCCGGCAGAAGTCGCGCAGCGCCGAAAGCCGCAGGTGCGCATCGGCGCGCGCGGCGTCAAGGTCGGCGCGCGTGGCGATCGGCTCGACCACTTCCAGGTAGCACTTGAGCTTCGGCTCGGTGCCGGAGGGACGGACCACCAGGCGAGACGAGGCGCCCTCGAAGATCAGTGCGTCGGTCCGCATCCGGCCGCGCACCTGGAGCTGGTCGGTGTATTTCACCGGCTCACCCCCGATTTCGTGCGGCGGATTCGCCCGCAGCCGTGCGACTACCGCGGCGGCGTCCTCGGCCGATGCCAGCCGCAGCGACAGTTGGTCGCCGGCGTGCAGGCCGAATTCGACCGCGTAGTCATCGAGTTCGTCGCCGAGAGTGCGCCCCGCGGCCTTCAGCCGGGCCACCAGATCGGCGGTCAGCACGGAGGCGGAGATGCCGTCCTTGTCTCGGACGGTCGCAGGGTCGACACAGTGCCCGATCGCCTCTTCGTACGCATACACCAGGCCGTCGCCCGCGCGGGCCAGCCATTTGAAGCCGGTGAGGGTCTCCGCATAACGTCCGCCGCGGGCGGGAGCCAGCTTGGACAGCAGCCGGGACGACACGATTGTCGTAGCCACCAGCGCGCCGGGACGTGCCGTGCGTAGCGCGCAGTCGCCTAGCAGCACGCCTGTTTCGTCGCCGCGCAGCATCCGCCAGGTGTGGTCGGGCAGCGGGATGCCTACGGCGCACCGGTCGGCGTCCGGGTCGAGCGCGATCGCCAGGTCGGCGCCGACCCGGGCGGCCAGCGTGAGCAACAGATCAGTGGCGCCGGGCTCCTCCGGGTTCGGGAAGGCGACGGTGGGGAAGTCGGGGTCGGGCTCGAACTGCTGGTCGACCACGTGGATATCGGTGAATCCCGCCGCGGTGAGCGCTTGCACGGCGAGATCACCGCCGACGCCGTGCAGCGGAGTGAGCGCGATCCTGATCCCCGCGCGCTCGCGGGCACCGCCGATCAGCACGGGCAGTTCGGTCACCCGGCGCAGATAGTGCCGCACCACATCGTCGTCCGCTGCGGCGACCGGCGTGCGGGCGACCGGCTCGGTGACCGCCTCGATGCAGCGCTCGATTTCGGTGTCTGCCGGTGCGATCAGCTGCGCGCCACCGTCGAGGTACACCTTGTAGCCGTTGTCGGCGGCCGGGTTGTGCGACGCGGTGATCTGCACGCCTGCGACGGCACCCAGCTCGCGCACCGCGTACGCGACCACCGGCGTGGGCAGCGGACGTGGCAGCAGCGTCACCGGAAAGCCCGCCGCGGCAAAGATTTCCGCGGTCGCCGTAGCGAAGTCGGCGGACCCGTGCCTGGCATCGCGGCCGACGACCACCGCGCCGCCGCCGAGGCAACGGCCGCGCAGCCAGTCGACGATTCCAGCGGTCGCTCTGGTCACCGTCGTGACGTTCATGCCGTCCGGGCCGTCCTGCAGCGGCCCGCGCAGGCCTGCCGTGCCGAAGCGCAGCATCTACACCCGTTCCAGCACGCCGCGCAGCAATTTGCCGAGCCGCGGCGCTGCGGCGTGGCCCTCGGCAAGTACCTCGGCGTGCGACAGGTGCGCACCCGTGACGCCCGCGGCCAGGTTGGTGACCAGCGAGATGCCGAGCACCTTCGCGCTGAGTGCGCGGCAAGCGATCGCCTCCAGCACCGTGGACATCCCGACCAGATCCGCGCCGATCGTGCGCAGCATCCGGATCTCGGCAGGGGTCTCGTACTGCGGGCCGGTCAGACCCGCGTACACGCCCTCCGTCAGGCCCGGGTCGAGTTCCCTTGCCAGAGCGCGTAATTCGGGATCCCACGCGTCGACCAAGTCGACGAAGGTCGCGCCGGTCAGCGGCGTGCGGCCGGTCAGGTTGAGGTGATCGCTGATCAGGACCGGGTCGCCGACCTGGAGGCCGGGACGGATGCCGCCCGCGGCGTTGGTCAGCACGACGATCTCCGCGCCCGCGGCGACGGCAGCGGTCACCGGGTGCACTACGTCGGCGGGTCGGTAACCCTCGTAGAGATGCTGGCGACCCATCAGCACCAGCACGGCGGTGTCGTCCACCTCGACGGAGTGGATTACGCCGACATGGCCCTGCGCGCTCGGCGTTCCGAACCCCGGTAGCTCCGGCATCGGCACGGACGCGCGTGGCGACCCGATCTCCGCGGCAGCGTCCTGCCAGCCTGATCCCAGCACCACCGCGACCCGGTGGCGCGGCACTCCCGTACGTTCGGCGATCGCCTCGGCGGCCTGTTCGGCAAGCATGATCGTCACGATAGTGGTGTTTGTCTTGCAGCGCCTGCGGCGCCGCGAACGGGCAACGCTCGGTCTCGCTGCGCTCGGAACTGGGAGTCGGGCCGATGTGGCGGTGAGAGGCGGGAGCCGCAGGTCTGAATGTTTGCCTCTGTGGTAGTTGTCGGTCAGGCGACCGCCGCGTAGGCAACGCAGTCGCAGCGACAGCCACACCAAGGCGAGCCACGCAAATCACGTCGCACCCCGATGCCGCAGTTGCCGCCGCACGCAACTACTCGGCGCACTCCCCGCTTCCGAGCGCAGCGAGACCGAGCATTGCCCGTTCGCGGCCCGGCTCGCGTCCGAGTGATCGCTGCGTCCGCGACGAAGTCGCCAGCAGTGGTCGCTCGGACGCGAGCCATGAGGGGGCCGCGAACACGCCGCGCCCGCGCGGCAAACAAACACAGCTACGCTGCACACATGCCGCATCTGGAACGTGAAGGGGAAGTGTTCGTCGTCTACCTCGGCAACGAGGGACAGACCGATAGCGAGAACCGCTTCCACCCGAACTGGATCGATGAATTCCACGGGCTGCTGGACCGGGTCGAGAACTCTGAGGGACCCGCGGCGCTGGTAACCACCGCCAGCGGAAAGTTCTACAGCAACGGCCTGGACACCGATTGGCTGTTCGGCAACCTGGACAAGATGCACGGCTACCTGGACCGTGTGCACTCGCTCTACACCCGCCTGCTGGCCTTTCCGATGGCGACCGTTGCCGCGATCAACGGCCACGCCTTCGGCGCGGGCGCCATGCTGGCCACCTCGCACGACTTCCGGGTGATGCGCGCTGACCGCGGCTTCTGGTGCCTGCCCGAGGTGCACCTGGGCATGCCGTTCACCGTCGGGATGAACGCCCTGCTCACCGAGCGGCTGACCAACCAGGTCTGCGTCCGGGCGATGACCACCGGGCACCGTTACCCGGCCGACGAGGCGATCGCCGCAGGCATCGTGGACGGCAAGGCGGATGCGCCTTCGTTGCTTTCTGCCGCGATCGAGCGGGCCGGGGCACTCGCCGGCAATCGCAAGCCGAATCTGCCGGCGATCAAGCGCGCGCTGCATGCGAACGCGCTCGCCGGCCTCGCGGTACCGACCGCTCGGGAGAACGTCGCCTTCACGGCTGGCTGACCCGGCGTTCGCCGTTGTCCATGTCGGCGAACAATGCCGCATTCGCCACCCGACGCAACCGCATAGGCCTACTCCCGTTTTCGAGCGTAGCCAGACCGGGCATTGCCCGTTCGCGGCCCGGCTCGCGTCCGAGCGGCCGACGCGTCCGCGACGAAGCCGCCAGCGGCGGTCGCTCGGACGCGAGCCATGAGGGGGCCGCGAACACGCAGCGCCGCAGGCGCTGCACATTAGATACTGCACATTGGATACTGTGTTTCATGCCACCACTGCGCAGTGGACACCGTGAATCGCACCGCGACGATCACGCTGT
The DNA window shown above is from Nocardia sp. NBC_01730 and carries:
- a CDS encoding primosomal protein — translated: MASGDIVPIELGLTDGDLVTLWAPRWRDGDDEWEAFLGHEDSLYGFDSVAELAAFIRTNSDNDLVDHPAWKVVAGLSAVELEPEENFTFDLVAVPELAAGTPDVDTVAELEDTLGMVRNIGEVCELETVTKFFGSHPVLGALPGGVSAFVGRDGEELWDQIGAAIAKGWDDVLDAIDSVVQTPEVDAEAVAVAEAELLAAEENVVDADDASDSEEDEEFESVDLDEEDDEDESFWNEVGIDPVKIVTSEGSFFTLRCYLDDEPIFLGAKGSITVFSSERALARYLADDHEHDLARVSTFADVQTAAVDGSLEVEVTDENVYVLPGLADDLAEGPEAVDIEQLDLAVELFTDAADYADDDTIEQALAQSTPLGWYVSYLLNPDPTRMAPNPPFTAEAQSWRELERNLESRLDRQ
- a CDS encoding YbaB/EbfC family nucleoid-associated protein, which translates into the protein MSAEMDALVASATQKLEALEAALFGLKQVRGRFTSEDGSVGVEVNSDGALVGLSLAESVTSLPPAEVGQLIVWACRRAAEDAGAQRSKVVATLNESFVPAGQGPGGTNRGGPDSA
- a CDS encoding C40 family peptidase, which produces MIDVNALAKPLFDLLTSFGTGVLPTGGPADALRDTSTVVDQIHQMGRDSINGMNAAWDGRAADAATAKALRVQTSAATISDRGNDMATVVNQAAAEVETGQKELTGIAQSFVNTAASMGPALATPEGLTVLVGSAIDHLGQALNVVGRVQNELHTHTASMNDLTPPPPTPPPAGLPVSAPAVQQLASGVFTGAGQVMSTAMSSPRPSLQSQRSPGTTPGAPRPDTGSSGRPADGKGVKITLPDGSIVEAPNEQAATAVRSAIGAVGTPYVWGGNSPGAGLDCSGLTKYAYGEAGVDLPRLAADQGNGATPVSAGDLMPGDLAIWDGHVAMVVGNGQFVEAGDPVQISSIRTENSGMDFHGFYRPTA
- the upp gene encoding uracil phosphoribosyltransferase; this translates as MRTHTVDHPLVTALLTTMRDKRTANAAFRAALRDLTGILIYEALREAPVERFEIVTPVAATEGIRLAEPPLLVPVLRAGLGMVDAAAELIPDARVGFVGIARDEATHQPVPYMQSLPADLAGLPVFVLDPMLATGGSMRHTLDLLTARGATDITAVCVVAAPEGIAALADSGLPVRLFTAAVDAALNENAYIVPGLGDAGDRQFGPR
- a CDS encoding phospho-sugar mutase — translated: MLRFGTAGLRGPLQDGPDGMNVTTVTRATAGIVDWLRGRCLGGGAVVVGRDARHGSADFATATAEIFAAAGFPVTLLPRPLPTPVVAYAVRELGAVAGVQITASHNPAADNGYKVYLDGGAQLIAPADTEIERCIEAVTEPVARTPVAAADDDVVRHYLRRVTELPVLIGGARERAGIRIALTPLHGVGGDLAVQALTAAGFTDIHVVDQQFEPDPDFPTVAFPNPEEPGATDLLLTLAARVGADLAIALDPDADRCAVGIPLPDHTWRMLRGDETGVLLGDCALRTARPGALVATTIVSSRLLSKLAPARGGRYAETLTGFKWLARAGDGLVYAYEEAIGHCVDPATVRDKDGISASVLTADLVARLKAAGRTLGDELDDYAVEFGLHAGDQLSLRLASAEDAAAVVARLRANPPHEIGGEPVKYTDQLQVRGRMRTDALIFEGASSRLVVRPSGTEPKLKCYLEVVEPIATRADLDAARADAHLRLSALRDFCRTL
- a CDS encoding purine-nucleoside phosphorylase, coding for MLAEQAAEAIAERTGVPRHRVAVVLGSGWQDAAAEIGSPRASVPMPELPGFGTPSAQGHVGVIHSVEVDDTAVLVLMGRQHLYEGYRPADVVHPVTAAVAAGAEIVVLTNAAGGIRPGLQVGDPVLISDHLNLTGRTPLTGATFVDLVDAWDPELRALARELDPGLTEGVYAGLTGPQYETPAEIRMLRTIGADLVGMSTVLEAIACRALSAKVLGISLVTNLAAGVTGAHLSHAEVLAEGHAAAPRLGKLLRGVLERV
- a CDS encoding enoyl-CoA hydratase-related protein; its protein translation is MPHLEREGEVFVVYLGNEGQTDSENRFHPNWIDEFHGLLDRVENSEGPAALVTTASGKFYSNGLDTDWLFGNLDKMHGYLDRVHSLYTRLLAFPMATVAAINGHAFGAGAMLATSHDFRVMRADRGFWCLPEVHLGMPFTVGMNALLTERLTNQVCVRAMTTGHRYPADEAIAAGIVDGKADAPSLLSAAIERAGALAGNRKPNLPAIKRALHANALAGLAVPTARENVAFTAG